From the genome of Mycobacterium dioxanotrophicus, one region includes:
- a CDS encoding TetR/AcrR family transcriptional regulator — MVRGMEREQAVLSATAELLVERGYQALTTDAVAARAGASKATIYRRWPNKAQLVRATLDAADAARNAAVPDTGQLRSDLYAVMDAVAANVADPLTRVTAELATLMRHDEQLAQAMREHLDKEELSPFHDALQRAISRGDIAPDTDVEMIHDVAEAMILRQMHLDRPVDAAFSARLVDDVLLVLLGGVDR, encoded by the coding sequence ATGGTTCGAGGTATGGAGCGTGAGCAGGCCGTGTTGTCCGCGACGGCCGAGTTGCTCGTGGAGCGGGGATACCAGGCGCTGACCACCGATGCCGTGGCGGCGCGCGCGGGTGCCAGCAAGGCCACCATCTATCGCCGGTGGCCGAACAAGGCTCAGCTGGTCCGCGCCACGCTCGACGCCGCCGACGCCGCGCGCAACGCGGCAGTGCCCGATACCGGGCAGCTGCGCAGTGATCTCTACGCGGTGATGGATGCCGTCGCCGCCAACGTGGCCGATCCCTTGACTCGGGTTACGGCCGAATTGGCGACGCTCATGCGCCACGACGAACAGCTGGCCCAGGCCATGCGTGAACACCTCGACAAAGAGGAACTCTCGCCGTTCCATGACGCCCTGCAACGAGCCATCTCCCGCGGTGACATTGCCCCAGACACCGACGTCGAGATGATCCACGACGTCGCCGAGGCCATGATCCTGCGGCAGATGCACCTGGACCGGCCCGTCGACGCGGCGTTCAGTGCTCGGCTCGTCGACGACGTGCTGCTGGTCCTGCTCGGAGGTGTCGATCGATGA
- a CDS encoding alpha/beta fold hydrolase: MTTFVLVPGACHGGWCFDDLAAALRADGHRVLALTLTGLAERAHLLHAGVNLDTHITDVLAEFGAQRITDAVLVGHSYGGMVITAVADRIPDRVSALVYLDAFVPRDGESCWTLTNDEQRQWYIDVDATGYGVPPLSFFDERATPHPLASLMQPVRLGDLPPGIRRVYVRAENWPAESPFAPTYARLRNDPAWTTYSLDGAHNLMRDNHTDLVRILRGVAGER, translated from the coding sequence ATGACCACGTTCGTCCTCGTGCCAGGTGCGTGCCACGGCGGCTGGTGCTTCGACGACCTGGCCGCCGCGCTGCGCGCCGACGGCCATCGGGTGCTGGCGCTCACCCTGACCGGCCTCGCCGAACGCGCCCACCTGCTGCATGCGGGCGTCAACCTGGACACCCACATCACCGACGTCCTCGCGGAATTCGGCGCCCAGCGCATCACCGACGCGGTGCTGGTGGGACACAGCTACGGCGGCATGGTGATCACCGCTGTCGCCGACCGGATCCCGGATCGGGTCAGCGCGCTGGTCTACCTGGATGCGTTCGTGCCGCGCGACGGCGAATCGTGCTGGACGTTGACCAACGACGAGCAGCGGCAGTGGTACATCGATGTCGACGCCACCGGGTACGGCGTGCCTCCGCTGTCGTTTTTCGACGAGCGCGCCACCCCGCATCCGCTCGCGTCGCTCATGCAGCCGGTCCGGCTCGGCGACCTGCCGCCGGGTATCCGGCGGGTGTATGTCCGTGCGGAGAACTGGCCGGCGGAGTCGCCGTTCGCCCCGACCTACGCGCGGCTGCGGAACGATCCGGCGTGGACGACGTATTCGCTCGACGGTGCGCACAACCTCATGCGGGACAACCACACTGATCTGGTGCGGATCCTGCGTGGCGTAGCTGGTGAGCGATGA
- a CDS encoding carboxylesterase/lipase family protein, translating into MHERTVRATIRTGIVEGFTRDRVHRWRSIPYARPPLGPLRFRAPQPAEPWPGVRYCHEFGNCAPQQRRYTMLGVGKYQAMSEDCLTLNVVAPEKPLQEPLPVMFFVHGGGYIMGSSATPLYDGAALARRGCVYVSVNYRLGVLGCMDLSSLSTPEHPVEDNLFLRDLVLALQWVRDNIAVFGGDPDNVTIFGESAGAQAVATLLAVPAAKGLFARVISESPASGMVSTANASARLAEQFAELVGGPAAIHSARPAELGKALDRLISRGMTDMPGAFPVGPTSGTEVLPADPVEAMADGTAHRLPLIVGNNAEEGRLFTRFLPLLPTNEPMIEKLFASAGPEHRDRILAAYPHYPSDAACIQLGGDFAFGSATWQIAEAHSRHAPTYVYRYDYAPRTLRWSGFGATHAMELLAVFDTYRTTYGSVLTAVADQRSARRVSRDVQSRWRAFSRSGIPGEGWPTYTADKRAVLVFDRVSRVEFDPAAERRQAWEGFSLAGP; encoded by the coding sequence ATGCACGAACGGACCGTCCGGGCAACGATCAGGACCGGCATCGTGGAAGGTTTCACCCGTGATCGGGTGCACCGGTGGCGTTCGATCCCGTACGCCCGGCCGCCCCTTGGTCCGCTGCGGTTTCGTGCCCCGCAGCCCGCCGAACCGTGGCCCGGCGTGCGTTATTGCCATGAGTTCGGCAACTGCGCGCCGCAGCAGCGCCGCTACACGATGCTCGGAGTTGGCAAATATCAGGCGATGAGCGAGGACTGCCTGACGCTCAACGTCGTCGCGCCCGAAAAGCCGCTCCAAGAACCGCTGCCGGTGATGTTCTTCGTGCACGGCGGCGGTTACATCATGGGCAGCTCGGCCACGCCGCTCTACGACGGCGCGGCCCTGGCCCGGCGCGGATGCGTGTACGTGTCGGTCAACTACCGGCTCGGCGTGCTCGGCTGCATGGACCTGTCGTCGCTGTCCACACCTGAACACCCGGTCGAGGACAACCTGTTCTTGCGTGATCTGGTGCTGGCACTGCAGTGGGTCCGCGACAACATCGCGGTGTTCGGTGGCGATCCGGACAACGTGACGATCTTCGGGGAGAGCGCGGGTGCGCAGGCGGTCGCCACCCTGTTGGCGGTGCCTGCGGCCAAGGGTCTGTTCGCGCGGGTGATCTCGGAGAGCCCGGCCAGCGGGATGGTCAGCACGGCCAACGCGTCGGCGCGGCTCGCCGAGCAGTTCGCCGAATTGGTCGGCGGCCCCGCTGCGATCCACTCGGCCCGCCCGGCGGAGCTGGGAAAGGCGTTGGACCGCCTGATCTCCCGAGGCATGACGGACATGCCCGGCGCGTTTCCGGTCGGGCCGACCAGTGGTACCGAAGTTCTGCCCGCCGATCCGGTGGAGGCGATGGCCGACGGCACCGCGCACCGACTGCCGCTGATCGTCGGCAACAACGCCGAAGAGGGCCGGTTGTTCACCCGGTTCCTGCCGCTGCTGCCCACCAACGAGCCGATGATCGAGAAGTTGTTTGCCAGCGCCGGGCCGGAGCACCGCGACCGCATCCTCGCCGCCTACCCGCACTATCCCAGCGACGCGGCGTGTATACAGCTCGGCGGTGACTTCGCCTTCGGGTCGGCCACCTGGCAGATCGCCGAGGCGCACAGCCGTCACGCGCCGACGTACGTGTACCGCTACGACTATGCCCCGCGCACGTTGCGCTGGTCGGGATTCGGCGCCACGCATGCGATGGAACTGCTGGCCGTATTCGACACGTACCGAACGACATACGGCTCGGTGCTCACGGCGGTGGCCGACCAGCGGTCGGCCCGCAGAGTGTCCCGCGACGTGCAGTCGCGATGGCGCGCCTTCTCGCGCTCGGGGATCCCCGGCGAGGGGTGGCCGACCTACACCGCCGACAAGCGTGCGGTATTGGTATTCGACCGGGTATCTCGTGTCGAGTTCGACCCCGCCGCCGAACGCCGCCAGGCGTGGGAAGGCTTTTCGCTGGCGGGACCCTGA
- the rbpA gene encoding RNA polymerase-binding protein RbpA: protein MADRVLRGSRLGAVSYETDRNHDLAPRQVARYRTDNGEEFDVPFADDAEIPGTWLCRNGMEGTLIEGDVPEPKKVKPPRTHWDMLLERRSVEELEELLKERLDLIKTKRRGS, encoded by the coding sequence ATGGCTGATCGTGTACTGAGAGGCAGTCGCCTCGGAGCCGTGAGCTACGAGACCGACCGCAACCATGATCTGGCGCCGCGTCAGGTCGCGCGCTACCGCACGGACAACGGCGAAGAGTTCGACGTGCCGTTCGCCGACGATGCCGAGATCCCCGGCACCTGGCTGTGCCGCAACGGTATGGAGGGCACCCTCATCGAGGGTGACGTGCCTGAGCCCAAGAAGGTCAAGCCGCCCCGCACCCACTGGGACATGCTGTTGGAGCGTCGTTCGGTAGAGGAGCTCGAAGAGCTGCTCAAGGAACGTCTCGACCTGATCAAGACCAAGCGTCGCGGCAGCTGA
- a CDS encoding primary-amine oxidase — MWFRGRVSYPLDPLSADEFTAAAAILRREHGVGDGWRIASVELIEPSKAELAAFDKGGSTPSRRAVVICLNRAENATYKSVVSLTDDKVESFDHVPGVQANFTVDEFTECDEALRNNPDVIAALAKRGITNMDNVFMDTWTYGDAVAPPEFRDRRIGWSDTWYKDAEGANPYAHPVSGLHCVIDLNTMELLRIEDDGSNEKPAVMGEYVPRHIPERIRAASRREPLKPLNITQPEGPSFTLDGNLLKWQNWSLRVGFNHREGMTLHTVRYRDGDTERSVAHRMSFAEMVVPYRDPSVDHYRRTAFDIGEWGLGFMTTSLELGCDCLGEIRYLDAVLHNSKGEPYTIKNAVCIHEEDNAVLWKHVDHDAGAEVRRMRRLTVSSHVTVANYEYLVYWRFYQDGNIECEVRATGIMVTTPVAPGQPHPNGTLVDERTYAPYHQHFLIARLDLDIDGSDNTVYMTESYAEPMGPDNPLGLSLVTRNQPLRTEEEGKQDTNFATQRAWKVVNTNVTNGLGTHPSYKLVPTGAFPEMFDPASPVFQRATIIGHTLWVTPNNPDERWPAGEFVNQSAADTGIAEWTKGNRSIENTDVVLWYVFGIHHITRPEDWPIMPVDIVSFWLKPYGFFDRNPSLDVPPTPPAACEHTPAKAAHH; from the coding sequence ATGTGGTTCCGTGGTCGCGTGAGTTACCCCCTGGATCCGCTGTCCGCCGACGAGTTCACCGCGGCGGCAGCGATATTGCGGCGTGAACATGGTGTGGGCGACGGCTGGCGCATCGCATCGGTGGAGCTCATCGAGCCGTCGAAGGCGGAGTTGGCGGCGTTCGACAAGGGTGGGTCGACACCATCGCGACGCGCCGTGGTCATCTGCCTCAACCGGGCCGAGAACGCGACCTACAAGTCAGTGGTCTCGCTGACCGACGACAAGGTCGAGTCGTTCGACCACGTCCCAGGGGTGCAGGCGAACTTCACCGTCGACGAATTCACCGAGTGCGACGAGGCATTGCGCAACAACCCCGATGTGATCGCCGCGCTGGCCAAGCGCGGTATCACCAACATGGACAACGTGTTCATGGACACCTGGACGTACGGGGATGCCGTGGCGCCGCCGGAGTTCCGCGACCGCCGCATCGGCTGGTCGGACACCTGGTACAAGGACGCCGAAGGGGCCAATCCCTACGCCCATCCGGTCAGCGGGCTGCACTGCGTGATCGACCTCAACACCATGGAGTTGCTGCGCATCGAGGATGACGGCAGCAACGAAAAGCCCGCTGTGATGGGCGAATACGTGCCCCGGCACATCCCTGAGCGCATCCGTGCGGCCTCCAGGCGCGAGCCACTCAAGCCGCTGAACATCACCCAGCCGGAAGGGCCGTCGTTCACCCTCGACGGCAATCTGCTCAAGTGGCAGAACTGGTCGTTGCGGGTGGGTTTCAACCACCGCGAGGGCATGACCCTGCACACCGTGCGCTATCGCGACGGCGACACGGAACGGTCGGTGGCGCACCGGATGTCGTTCGCGGAGATGGTGGTGCCGTACCGCGACCCGTCGGTGGACCACTACCGGCGCACCGCGTTCGACATCGGCGAGTGGGGTCTGGGTTTCATGACCACGTCGCTGGAATTGGGTTGCGACTGCCTCGGCGAGATCCGCTATCTGGATGCGGTGTTGCACAACAGCAAGGGTGAGCCGTACACCATCAAGAACGCCGTGTGCATCCATGAGGAAGACAACGCCGTGCTGTGGAAGCACGTCGACCACGACGCCGGCGCCGAGGTGCGCCGCATGCGCAGGCTCACGGTGTCGTCACACGTCACGGTAGCCAACTACGAATACCTGGTGTACTGGCGGTTCTACCAGGACGGCAACATCGAGTGCGAGGTCCGGGCCACGGGAATCATGGTGACCACGCCGGTGGCGCCCGGGCAGCCGCATCCCAACGGCACCCTGGTCGACGAGCGCACCTATGCGCCGTACCACCAGCATTTCCTCATCGCCCGACTGGATCTCGACATCGACGGCAGTGACAACACGGTGTACATGACCGAGTCGTACGCCGAACCGATGGGCCCGGACAACCCGCTCGGACTGTCGCTGGTGACGCGCAATCAGCCGCTGCGCACCGAGGAGGAGGGCAAGCAGGACACCAACTTCGCCACGCAGCGGGCCTGGAAGGTGGTGAACACCAACGTCACCAACGGCCTGGGCACCCACCCGTCCTACAAACTCGTTCCCACGGGGGCGTTCCCGGAGATGTTCGATCCGGCGTCGCCGGTCTTTCAGCGTGCCACCATCATCGGGCACACCCTGTGGGTGACGCCGAACAACCCCGACGAGCGTTGGCCGGCGGGCGAATTCGTCAACCAGTCGGCTGCCGACACCGGGATCGCGGAGTGGACGAAGGGCAACCGGTCGATCGAGAACACCGATGTGGTGCTGTGGTACGTCTTCGGCATCCACCACATCACCCGCCCGGAGGACTGGCCGATCATGCCCGTGGACATCGTGTCGTTCTGGCTCAAGCCCTACGGCTTCTTCGATCGCAACCCGTCACTGGATGTTCCGCCGACCCCGCCTGCCGCGTGCGAGCACACCCCTGCCAAGGCTGCCCACCACTAA
- a CDS encoding FAD-dependent monooxygenase: MTVVIAGAGPTGLTLAIELARRGVPCRVLDKAATLFPGSRGKGLQPRTLEVFDDLGVIGAVLAAGEPFPSMRLYRGADVVWDKAIYELLGLPELEPTPAVPYPFTWLIPQWRTDQILAARFAELGGTIEFDTEVTGFEQGDTGVTVHTDRGPIHADYLVGADGGRSTVRKASGVEFVGGALTEERIVVGDVRATGLEGRRCHLLTRDGDQSKRFSLWNLPGSEHYQLVVTMAAGDDPPALTLHGMQNMLDERSGRRDVVLSDLRWISLYRVNLLMAQRFRMGRVFLAGDAAHVHSPAGGQGVNTGVQDAYNLGWKLAAVLAGAPDQLLDSYAAERMPVAADVLRLSGLLHRQGFGSTGPSPAAIHQLDISYRGGPLAGGDDVSGALQVGDRAPDGLLPDGRRLFDVFRGPHWTVLECDAVTVDFKVPSVCVSPRAGYDVPAGSYVLVRPDGHIGAISTKPEVIAHQLRHAGSAPDQCGCPA, translated from the coding sequence ATGACCGTCGTGATCGCCGGCGCCGGGCCCACCGGCCTGACCCTGGCCATCGAGCTGGCCCGGCGCGGCGTGCCGTGCCGGGTGCTGGACAAGGCGGCGACACTGTTCCCGGGTTCGCGCGGCAAAGGGCTGCAGCCACGCACATTGGAGGTTTTCGACGACCTCGGGGTGATCGGTGCGGTGCTGGCGGCCGGGGAGCCCTTTCCGTCCATGCGGCTCTACCGCGGTGCGGACGTGGTCTGGGACAAGGCGATCTACGAACTCCTCGGGCTGCCCGAACTGGAACCCACACCGGCGGTGCCGTACCCGTTCACGTGGCTGATCCCGCAGTGGCGCACCGACCAAATCTTGGCGGCGCGGTTCGCCGAACTCGGCGGCACCATCGAATTCGACACGGAGGTAACGGGTTTCGAGCAGGGCGACACCGGTGTCACCGTCCATACCGACCGCGGTCCGATCCACGCCGACTATCTCGTCGGCGCCGACGGCGGTCGCAGCACGGTGCGCAAGGCGTCGGGCGTCGAGTTTGTGGGCGGCGCGCTGACCGAAGAGCGCATCGTCGTCGGTGACGTGCGAGCCACCGGGCTCGAGGGCCGGCGCTGTCATCTGCTGACGCGTGACGGCGATCAGTCCAAGCGGTTCTCGTTGTGGAACCTGCCCGGCAGCGAGCACTACCAGCTGGTGGTCACCATGGCGGCAGGCGATGACCCACCCGCGCTGACGCTGCACGGCATGCAGAACATGCTCGACGAGCGCTCCGGGCGTCGCGACGTGGTGCTCTCGGACCTGCGGTGGATCTCGCTCTACCGCGTCAATCTGCTGATGGCGCAACGCTTCCGGATGGGCCGGGTGTTCCTGGCCGGTGACGCCGCCCATGTCCATTCGCCGGCCGGGGGACAGGGCGTCAACACGGGTGTGCAGGACGCCTACAACCTGGGGTGGAAGTTGGCTGCGGTGCTGGCAGGCGCGCCCGATCAGCTGCTGGACAGCTATGCGGCTGAGCGCATGCCCGTCGCGGCCGACGTGCTGCGCCTCAGTGGCCTATTGCATCGCCAGGGCTTCGGCTCGACCGGTCCGTCGCCCGCGGCCATCCACCAGTTGGACATCAGCTACCGGGGCGGCCCGCTCGCAGGCGGCGACGACGTGTCCGGCGCGCTACAGGTTGGTGACCGAGCGCCCGACGGCCTGCTGCCGGACGGCCGCCGGCTCTTCGACGTCTTTCGCGGGCCACACTGGACGGTGCTCGAATGCGACGCAGTCACAGTCGATTTCAAGGTGCCGAGCGTGTGCGTCAGTCCCCGCGCCGGCTATGACGTGCCTGCCGGCTCCTACGTCTTGGTTCGGCCCGACGGACACATCGGGGCGATCAGCACGAAGCCAGAAGTCATCGCTCACCAGCTACGCCACGCAGGATCCGCACCAGATCAGTGTGGTTGTCCCGCATGA
- a CDS encoding DUF167 domain-containing protein, with product MSETVVVRVKPGSRKGPLVERGDDGALTIYVQERAVDGKANEAVSKLLAQHLGVPRSRVELTSGAAARLKRFRIT from the coding sequence GTGAGCGAAACCGTCGTCGTCCGCGTCAAACCGGGCAGCCGTAAGGGGCCACTGGTGGAACGCGGCGACGACGGTGCGCTGACCATCTACGTGCAAGAGCGTGCCGTCGACGGCAAGGCCAACGAAGCCGTCTCGAAACTGCTCGCCCAACATCTCGGTGTGCCGCGCAGCCGCGTGGAGTTGACCTCGGGAGCGGCGGCGCGGCTCAAGCGTTTTCGTATCACGTGA
- a CDS encoding Zn-ribbon domain-containing OB-fold protein codes for MPAATTQPAIEGWFTTDDAGVTHLIGGKCTQCATYVFPPRENNCPNPACASDTLDLVPLSRRGKVWSYTENRYLPPSPYPKSDPFEPFAIAAVELADEGLIVLGKVVEGTLAADLKVGMEMELTTMTLYTDDEGVERTTHAWKVADARSTEESAE; via the coding sequence GTGCCAGCAGCAACCACGCAACCCGCGATCGAAGGTTGGTTCACCACCGACGACGCCGGTGTCACCCATCTCATCGGCGGCAAGTGCACCCAGTGCGCCACCTACGTGTTCCCGCCGCGGGAGAACAACTGCCCCAATCCCGCGTGCGCCAGTGACACGCTCGACCTGGTGCCGCTGTCCCGCCGCGGAAAGGTGTGGAGCTACACCGAGAACCGATACCTCCCGCCGTCGCCGTACCCCAAGTCCGACCCGTTCGAGCCGTTCGCGATCGCCGCGGTCGAGCTGGCCGACGAAGGCCTGATCGTGCTGGGCAAGGTGGTCGAGGGCACGCTGGCCGCCGACCTCAAGGTCGGCATGGAGATGGAGCTGACGACCATGACGCTCTACACCGACGACGAGGGCGTCGAGCGGACCACCCACGCTTGGAAGGTTGCGGACGCGAGGAGCACGGAGGAATCAGCGGAATGA
- the lnt gene encoding apolipoprotein N-acyltransferase encodes MASDRHRFERLRARPHDVTEVLPAVADEDDDEREDDDLADEFADDEDGPGLDEDVDIDDSAADTDSPEPAADRLAALSAWGRRFGRATLDRWAQLGAAVGGGLLVWASFPPVGWWAAAFAGLALLGWVLTLPSTTRAGGFGYGFLFGLAFYIPLLPWISGLVGPMPWLALAALQAVFCGVFGLLAVLVRQLPGWPLWFATLWVAAEWLKSTVPFGGFPWGVVGFGQSNGPLLPIARVGGAPLVSFAVALAAFSLTLVACEIVQWWHHGHKPGVPPPAVVLPGVCVSVVLLGTALLWPQVRHSAVGVADEPSVTVAAVQGNVPRLGLEFNAQRRAVLDNHVRETGRLADDVRAGRAAQPMFVIWPENSSDIDPLANADAAAQISAAADAIKAPILVGGVVKADGYTPDNPVANNTVIVWDPATGPGERHDKQIVQPFGEYLPWRGFFRHLSSYADRAGYFVPGTGDGVVHAAGVPIGVTTCWEVIFDRAARESVLNGAQVLAVPTNNATFDATMSSQQLAFAKLRAVEHDRYVVVAGTTGISAVIAPDGRELARTEWFQPAYLDSQIRLKSDLTAATRWGPAIQAVLVVAGFGAAVAAAVIAIRQNGGFVPRMFRRRKANAGDDEGVT; translated from the coding sequence ATGGCTAGCGACCGCCATCGATTCGAACGGTTGCGTGCCCGGCCGCACGATGTCACCGAGGTGCTCCCGGCGGTCGCCGACGAGGATGACGACGAGCGCGAGGACGACGACCTCGCGGACGAATTCGCCGATGACGAGGACGGGCCGGGACTCGACGAAGACGTCGACATCGACGATTCGGCCGCGGACACCGACTCGCCCGAACCGGCGGCTGACCGCCTCGCCGCGCTGAGCGCGTGGGGCCGCCGGTTCGGCCGCGCGACCCTCGACCGTTGGGCTCAACTCGGTGCCGCGGTCGGAGGCGGGCTGTTGGTGTGGGCGAGTTTCCCGCCCGTGGGCTGGTGGGCCGCGGCGTTCGCGGGGCTGGCGCTGCTCGGCTGGGTGCTGACGCTGCCGTCGACCACCCGCGCCGGCGGTTTCGGCTACGGATTCTTGTTCGGGCTGGCGTTCTACATTCCGCTGCTGCCGTGGATCAGCGGCTTGGTCGGGCCCATGCCGTGGCTGGCGCTGGCCGCGCTGCAGGCCGTGTTCTGCGGCGTGTTCGGGCTGTTGGCCGTCCTGGTCCGGCAGTTACCGGGCTGGCCGTTGTGGTTCGCCACGTTGTGGGTCGCCGCGGAATGGCTCAAGTCGACCGTGCCGTTCGGTGGATTCCCGTGGGGCGTGGTCGGATTCGGTCAGTCGAACGGCCCGCTCCTGCCGATTGCGCGGGTGGGCGGGGCGCCGCTGGTGTCGTTCGCCGTCGCGCTGGCCGCGTTCAGTCTGACCCTGGTCGCCTGCGAGATCGTCCAGTGGTGGCACCACGGCCACAAGCCCGGCGTGCCGCCCCCGGCGGTCGTGCTCCCCGGCGTCTGCGTCTCCGTGGTGCTGTTGGGCACCGCGTTGCTGTGGCCGCAGGTGCGGCATTCCGCGGTCGGCGTCGCCGACGAACCCTCGGTCACCGTCGCCGCGGTGCAGGGCAACGTGCCCCGGCTGGGCCTGGAGTTCAACGCGCAACGGCGTGCCGTGCTCGACAACCACGTCCGCGAGACCGGGCGGCTGGCCGACGATGTGCGGGCAGGCCGGGCCGCACAGCCGATGTTCGTCATCTGGCCGGAGAACTCCTCCGACATCGATCCGCTGGCCAACGCCGACGCCGCCGCGCAGATCAGCGCCGCGGCGGACGCGATCAAGGCGCCGATACTCGTCGGCGGCGTCGTCAAAGCCGACGGCTACACACCCGACAATCCGGTCGCCAACAACACCGTGATCGTGTGGGACCCGGCCACCGGCCCCGGCGAACGCCACGACAAGCAGATCGTCCAACCGTTCGGTGAATACCTGCCCTGGCGTGGCTTCTTCCGGCACCTGTCGTCGTACGCCGACCGCGCTGGCTACTTCGTCCCGGGCACCGGCGACGGCGTCGTGCATGCCGCAGGCGTCCCCATCGGGGTCACCACGTGCTGGGAGGTGATCTTCGACCGCGCCGCGCGTGAATCGGTCCTCAACGGAGCGCAGGTGCTGGCGGTGCCCACCAACAACGCCACGTTCGACGCGACGATGAGCTCGCAGCAGCTGGCGTTCGCCAAGCTGCGGGCCGTCGAACACGACCGTTACGTGGTGGTCGCGGGCACCACCGGGATCAGCGCCGTCATCGCGCCCGACGGGCGGGAGCTGGCCCGCACCGAATGGTTCCAGCCGGCGTATCTGGACAGCCAGATCCGCCTCAAATCGGATCTGACAGCGGCCACCCGATGGGGGCCCGCCATACAAGCGGTGCTGGTCGTGGCCGGTTTCGGGGCCGCTGTTGCGGCGGCGGTCATCGCGATACGGCAAAATGGAGGGTTCGTGCCAAGAATGTTCCGGCGCCGGAAGGCGAACGCCGGCGACGATGAAGGAGTCACATGA
- a CDS encoding lipid-transfer protein, translated as MSTPEPLYILGAGMHPWGKWGRDFTEYGVVAARAALAEAGLDWRQIQLVAGADTIRNGYPGFIAGSTFAQKLGWNGVPVSSSYAACASGSQALQSARAHILAGFCDVALVIGADTTPKGAFAPVGGERKNDPDWQRFHLIGAMNPVYFALLARRRMDLYGATAEDFAQVKVKNSRHGLQNPNARYRKETAVEDVLASPVVSDPLRQLDICATSDGAAALIVASKSFAEKHLGSVEGVPSVRAISTVTPRYPQHLPELPDIATDSTAVVAAPERVFKDQILDAAYAEAGIGPEDVSLAEVYDLSTALELDWYEHLGLCAKGEGEQLLRSGATTIGGRVPVNPSGGLACFGEAIPAQAIAQVCELTWQLKGQATGRQVEGAKVGVTANQGLFGHGSSVIVAR; from the coding sequence ATGAGCACGCCAGAGCCTTTGTACATCCTCGGCGCGGGCATGCACCCGTGGGGCAAGTGGGGACGCGACTTCACCGAGTACGGCGTCGTCGCGGCCCGCGCCGCACTGGCCGAGGCCGGGCTGGACTGGCGCCAGATCCAACTGGTGGCCGGCGCCGACACCATTCGCAACGGCTACCCCGGCTTCATCGCCGGGTCGACGTTCGCCCAGAAACTGGGCTGGAACGGCGTGCCGGTGTCGTCGTCGTACGCGGCATGTGCCAGCGGCTCGCAGGCCCTGCAGAGCGCCCGCGCCCACATCCTGGCCGGGTTCTGCGACGTCGCCCTGGTGATCGGCGCCGACACCACGCCCAAGGGCGCGTTCGCCCCGGTCGGCGGTGAGCGCAAGAACGATCCGGACTGGCAGCGGTTCCATCTCATCGGCGCGATGAACCCGGTGTACTTCGCCCTGCTGGCGCGGCGCCGAATGGACCTCTACGGCGCCACCGCCGAGGACTTCGCGCAGGTGAAGGTGAAGAACTCGCGCCACGGCCTGCAGAACCCGAATGCCCGCTACCGCAAGGAAACCGCGGTCGAGGACGTGCTGGCGAGTCCGGTTGTCTCCGATCCACTGCGTCAGCTCGACATCTGCGCAACCTCGGACGGTGCGGCCGCGCTCATCGTCGCGTCGAAGTCGTTCGCGGAGAAGCACCTTGGTTCGGTGGAAGGTGTCCCGTCGGTGCGGGCCATTTCGACCGTGACCCCGCGCTACCCGCAGCATCTGCCCGAATTGCCGGACATCGCAACGGATTCCACCGCTGTCGTGGCCGCACCCGAGCGGGTGTTCAAGGACCAGATCCTCGATGCGGCCTATGCCGAGGCCGGTATCGGTCCCGAGGATGTCAGCCTCGCCGAGGTGTACGACCTGTCGACGGCACTCGAGCTGGACTGGTACGAGCACCTGGGCCTGTGCGCCAAAGGTGAGGGCGAGCAACTGCTGCGCTCGGGTGCCACGACCATCGGCGGCCGGGTGCCGGTCAACCCGTCCGGCGGGCTGGCGTGCTTCGGCGAGGCCATCCCGGCCCAGGCCATCGCGCAGGTGTGCGAGCTCACCTGGCAGCTCAAGGGCCAGGCCACCGGCCGTCAGGTCGAGGGCGCAAAGGTCGGCGTCACCGCCAACCAGGGCCTGTTCGGCCACGGCTCGTCCGTCATCGTCGCGCGGTAG